One Candidatus Binatia bacterium DNA window includes the following coding sequences:
- a CDS encoding SGNH/GDSL hydrolase family protein: MITLGLILGIGVGELAARAIGFEYRPHMRNRVYFAEPDRDRGWRNRAGIAGPYGGDEFLTWVTINEAGQRGPNHPMHRTPGKTRVAILGDSQAWGDGVGDDETFAARLDDAETEVLNFAVIGYGTDQQLLTLEQVVAPYRPDVVVITAYMGNDLHDNVYAGTWQFPKPWFQLTHDGSLQVQGVPVEASALLQVGIEIYRGAMRHSAILNALAETTVDKNQPKPGGRERWHLGGRPMRSVYTADVTEADAAALRITARLLVEVGRRARAMGAEPIVLILPDPWQVEASNDPEWRAELRENGIDWRRPQKVLRRALEAEDIPTIDATQLLGRESRGHTGRERTYYPRWKHLTVVGHQAIADALRPRLALGSATGEAGQDR, translated from the coding sequence TTGATCACTCTCGGCCTCATACTGGGTATCGGCGTCGGCGAGCTCGCCGCCCGTGCCATCGGGTTCGAGTACCGTCCGCACATGCGAAACCGCGTCTACTTCGCCGAGCCCGATCGCGATCGGGGTTGGCGCAATCGAGCGGGGATCGCCGGCCCTTACGGGGGTGACGAGTTTCTCACGTGGGTGACGATCAACGAAGCCGGCCAGCGCGGCCCCAACCACCCCATGCACCGCACGCCGGGAAAGACGCGGGTCGCGATACTTGGCGACAGTCAGGCCTGGGGAGACGGCGTCGGCGACGATGAAACGTTCGCCGCGCGGCTCGACGACGCGGAGACGGAAGTCCTGAACTTCGCCGTCATCGGCTACGGCACCGACCAACAACTCCTCACGCTCGAGCAGGTCGTCGCGCCCTATCGACCCGACGTCGTCGTGATCACCGCGTACATGGGCAACGACTTGCACGACAACGTGTACGCCGGGACCTGGCAATTTCCCAAGCCGTGGTTCCAACTTACCCACGACGGATCACTCCAGGTGCAGGGCGTTCCGGTGGAAGCGTCGGCCCTTCTCCAGGTCGGCATCGAGATCTATCGCGGCGCCATGCGCCACTCCGCAATCCTGAACGCACTCGCGGAAACGACGGTGGACAAGAACCAACCGAAACCCGGCGGCCGCGAGCGTTGGCATCTCGGTGGGCGCCCGATGCGCAGCGTGTACACCGCGGACGTGACCGAAGCGGACGCCGCTGCGCTTCGCATCACGGCGCGCCTCCTCGTCGAAGTCGGGCGGCGCGCGCGCGCCATGGGCGCGGAGCCCATCGTTCTGATTCTCCCCGATCCTTGGCAGGTCGAGGCCAGCAACGATCCGGAGTGGAGAGCGGAACTGCGCGAGAACGGCATCGATTGGCGGCGCCCACAGAAGGTGCTCCGGCGCGCACTCGAGGCCGAGGACATTCCCACGATCGACGCAACACAACTGCTCGGACGTGAATCGCGCGGACACACGGGGCGCGAGCGCACCTACTACCCGCGCTGGAAGCATCTCACCGTAGTAGGGCACCAGGCGATCGCCGACGCGCTCCGTCCGAGGCTGGCTCTCGGCTCAGCCACCGGCGAGGCCGGTCAGGACCGGTAG
- a CDS encoding PilC/PilY family type IV pilus protein, whose product MKRLSRRAVLPIVLILGWVGTAAGLDTDIFTGTQVAPNVLLIMDNSGSMGLQAYNTYPNTIYTGSFTPGTVYTRCKDKNGISGGNVHSNCRCGRTQSDWVVDQSHCAGSFTDIIPPPNGDDIDDRDSRRRMGNRRNFETNPPKNCVASLEPCTSDVDCSSVPGDSCAEQNKMAIAKGVMTSAINDAENDNVRFGMTVFDPAGIDYNSMDYSDPADITNWHVNNEAFVSPVQDMDASSRASLTSAIQAMSANGGTPTSHRLIDAWNYFNGTAGAPGFTTSPVEYVCQRNYVLMVTDGIPEVEADFFTSNQQNCTFNRLQSFAGTPGDLNGDGKEDPASPAYLATTGEMYNCGSDYLDDVMLKVRGEFPLGNSQNQPLALYAISFGFDFCQEPAPGDTSPGGGSMLWRASKKYGGGDCLSAADPDKLDDKLREAINLIKNDAQSFVAPVVPVSQTNRTESGDRLYVALFSPREGQQEWTGNIKKYGLNRDSGTVCNASSPSCTPGPGAATLGDGTILGTAESYWDGATGGASGSSVTSGGVGAVLQQSNIANRNIFTYTGGGVGALGGLDLSASGQAFDKANGSITPAMLGLVAPDDTQIERDALIDYIHGVDVYDSDDDGDITETRSWILGDIIHSVPLIVNYDPAGNNALIIVGANDGMLHAFDDATGAEVWAFVPPDVLGNLNLLRPGQASTHPFFVDASPKVFNGTSGEKTLVFGLGRGGRAYYGLDITSKTAPKLLWRVNDQTSGYSELGLTMSTPAMTKYSLAGGAPVAVVGGGYDTHFDDPAISTPNSSGAMGRTIYVIDLATGNKLAEAGGSGMDYAIPSDALVFDVNGDGVFDRGYIGDMGGNMWRIRDDFSVELLFSAPAGHRIYYAPDAVINAGSVMVYFGTGDRSSPLSTQVTDRFYGVRDDAANNLHESDFVDVTNTVVQPGSPEEETLIGQIADKHGWFIRLLGVGEKVLAPPTVFFNVAFATFTPSTVVCEAGGSARLYAMSPLTGSPSFDLAGTSGGGLGDGSGEGSGAGGILTTNDRFVLVGQSIPTSLKVTFGDDETKAFFGVTKGGGIALQPLSLPQMQNNVVPVNWREVW is encoded by the coding sequence ATGAAAAGGCTCTCGCGGCGCGCCGTTTTGCCGATCGTGCTGATCCTGGGATGGGTTGGCACGGCGGCTGGGCTGGACACCGACATCTTCACCGGTACTCAGGTGGCCCCGAACGTCCTGCTCATCATGGACAATTCGGGGAGCATGGGGCTTCAGGCGTACAACACGTACCCGAACACGATCTATACGGGCTCGTTCACTCCGGGCACGGTCTATACACGCTGTAAGGACAAGAACGGCATCAGCGGCGGTAACGTCCACTCGAACTGCCGCTGCGGCCGCACGCAGTCGGACTGGGTCGTGGATCAGAGCCACTGCGCGGGTTCGTTTACCGACATCATCCCGCCTCCCAACGGCGACGACATCGATGACCGCGATTCGCGTCGGCGCATGGGTAACCGCCGGAACTTCGAAACGAATCCTCCCAAGAACTGCGTTGCCAGCCTCGAGCCCTGCACGAGTGATGTGGATTGCAGCTCGGTGCCGGGCGACTCGTGCGCGGAGCAGAACAAGATGGCGATCGCGAAGGGCGTGATGACGTCGGCGATCAACGATGCCGAGAACGACAACGTTCGTTTCGGGATGACGGTGTTCGATCCGGCCGGCATCGACTACAACTCGATGGACTACTCGGATCCCGCCGACATCACGAACTGGCACGTGAACAACGAGGCCTTCGTGTCCCCGGTCCAGGACATGGACGCCTCCTCGCGTGCCAGCCTGACGTCTGCCATTCAGGCGATGAGTGCCAACGGAGGCACGCCGACGTCGCATCGCCTGATCGACGCGTGGAACTACTTCAACGGTACCGCCGGCGCTCCCGGCTTCACGACGTCACCAGTCGAGTACGTCTGTCAGCGGAATTACGTGCTGATGGTGACCGACGGTATTCCGGAGGTGGAGGCTGACTTCTTCACGAGCAATCAGCAAAACTGTACGTTCAATCGCCTCCAGTCGTTCGCAGGAACCCCGGGCGATCTGAACGGGGACGGAAAAGAGGACCCGGCTAGCCCGGCATATCTCGCGACGACGGGGGAGATGTACAATTGCGGCTCGGACTACCTCGACGACGTGATGCTCAAGGTCCGTGGCGAGTTCCCGCTCGGGAACTCGCAGAACCAGCCTCTCGCGCTCTACGCGATCTCGTTCGGGTTCGATTTCTGTCAGGAGCCGGCGCCCGGGGACACGAGCCCCGGGGGCGGGTCGATGCTGTGGCGCGCTTCGAAGAAGTACGGCGGTGGCGACTGCCTGTCGGCGGCCGATCCGGATAAGCTCGACGACAAGTTGAGAGAAGCGATCAACCTCATCAAGAACGATGCGCAGTCGTTCGTCGCGCCCGTGGTGCCCGTCAGCCAGACGAACCGAACGGAGTCCGGCGATCGTCTGTACGTGGCGTTGTTCAGCCCGCGCGAAGGTCAGCAGGAATGGACGGGTAATATCAAGAAGTACGGTCTGAACCGAGACTCGGGTACGGTCTGCAACGCTTCCTCGCCGAGTTGTACGCCTGGTCCGGGCGCCGCGACGCTCGGCGACGGAACCATTCTGGGAACGGCGGAGTCGTACTGGGATGGCGCGACCGGGGGCGCTTCGGGAAGCTCCGTGACGTCGGGCGGCGTGGGGGCGGTCCTGCAGCAGAGCAACATCGCCAACCGGAACATCTTCACGTACACGGGCGGCGGCGTCGGGGCACTCGGCGGGCTCGACCTGTCGGCGTCCGGGCAGGCCTTTGACAAGGCGAATGGATCGATCACGCCGGCGATGTTGGGTCTGGTCGCGCCCGACGACACGCAGATTGAGCGCGATGCGCTGATCGACTACATACACGGCGTCGACGTCTACGATAGCGACGACGACGGCGACATCACCGAGACCCGCAGCTGGATCCTCGGCGACATCATTCACTCGGTGCCGCTCATCGTGAACTACGATCCGGCGGGCAACAACGCGCTGATCATCGTGGGTGCGAACGACGGCATGTTACACGCCTTCGATGACGCGACAGGCGCCGAGGTGTGGGCGTTCGTTCCGCCGGACGTGCTCGGGAACCTGAATCTGCTGCGCCCGGGGCAGGCGTCCACGCATCCCTTCTTCGTGGATGCGTCGCCGAAGGTGTTCAACGGGACGAGCGGTGAGAAGACGCTGGTCTTCGGCCTGGGGCGCGGCGGTCGTGCCTACTACGGGCTCGACATCACGAGCAAGACGGCGCCGAAGCTCTTGTGGCGCGTAAACGATCAGACGAGCGGCTACTCGGAGCTCGGCCTCACGATGTCGACTCCTGCCATGACGAAGTACAGCCTTGCGGGCGGAGCGCCGGTCGCGGTCGTGGGGGGTGGCTACGACACCCATTTCGATGATCCGGCCATCAGCACTCCGAACTCCTCGGGCGCGATGGGCCGCACGATCTACGTGATCGATCTCGCGACGGGCAACAAGCTCGCCGAGGCCGGCGGGAGTGGGATGGACTACGCGATCCCGAGTGACGCGCTCGTGTTTGACGTGAACGGCGACGGAGTCTTCGACCGGGGTTACATCGGCGACATGGGTGGCAACATGTGGCGGATCCGGGATGATTTCTCGGTCGAACTGCTGTTCAGCGCGCCGGCGGGGCACCGGATCTACTATGCGCCCGATGCCGTCATCAACGCCGGCTCCGTCATGGTCTACTTCGGCACCGGCGATCGCTCGAGCCCGTTGTCGACGCAGGTGACGGATCGCTTCTACGGTGTCCGTGACGACGCGGCGAACAATCTCCATGAGTCAGACTTTGTCGACGTGACGAACACTGTCGTCCAACCGGGGTCGCCTGAAGAAGAGACTCTCATCGGGCAGATCGCGGACAAGCACGGCTGGTTCATCCGGCTCCTCGGTGTGGGTGAAAAGGTCCTCGCGCCGCCGACCGTCTTCTTCAACGTCGCGTTCGCGACGTTTACGCCGTCGACGGTCGTCTGTGAGGCCGGTGGGTCCGCGCGGCTGTACGCCATGAGTCCCCTCACGGGGAGTCCGAGCTTCGACCTGGCCGGCACGAGCGGAGGCGGTCTAGGCGACGGGTCTGGAGAGGGCTCCGGCGCCGGCGGCATCCTCACGACGAACGACCGGTTCGTGCTCGTCGGTCAGAGTATTCCGACATCGCTCAAGGTCACGTTCGGAGACGACGAGACCAAGGCGTTCTTCGGTGTGACCAAGGGTGGCGGGATCGCGCTGCAGCCGCTCAGCCTTCCGCAGATGCAAAACAACGTCGTTCCCGTGAACTGGCGGGAAGTTTGGTGA
- a CDS encoding helix-turn-helix domain-containing protein, translated as MKLHTTTNRNASLEKASRVLSAFSEDTPELGVMDLARRVGLNKSTASRFVSTLTQLGLLERTEGGRKVRLSLRLFELGMRAARNRPLVAEAQVVLQRLGEQARETAWLATPADGDVVFVTRLAGSREASVIETGRRYPGRGGALGRLFAAAAPSADAEGSPKLIDHVPEVLVDHGDLIDGVTFVAGGVFDRTGRLVGAIGIACAAGPAATAAHVPLVRRASAELSRRLGFLRTSELTDDSRLEPSQKIA; from the coding sequence ATGAAACTGCACACGACGACAAATCGCAACGCTTCACTCGAAAAGGCGAGCCGCGTGCTCTCCGCGTTCAGTGAAGATACTCCGGAGCTCGGAGTGATGGACCTCGCTCGCCGCGTAGGTCTGAACAAGAGCACCGCAAGTCGCTTCGTCTCGACGTTGACGCAGCTCGGTTTATTGGAGCGAACGGAGGGAGGCCGCAAGGTCCGACTCTCGCTCCGCCTCTTCGAGTTGGGGATGCGCGCGGCACGGAATCGGCCTCTCGTGGCCGAGGCGCAGGTCGTCCTGCAACGCCTCGGCGAGCAGGCTCGGGAAACCGCGTGGCTCGCCACTCCGGCCGATGGTGACGTCGTCTTCGTGACGCGCCTGGCCGGGTCGCGCGAGGCATCCGTCATCGAGACGGGCAGGCGGTACCCGGGCCGGGGCGGAGCCCTCGGGCGCCTATTCGCCGCCGCGGCACCGTCCGCGGACGCTGAGGGGAGCCCGAAGCTCATCGATCACGTTCCCGAAGTCCTCGTGGACCACGGAGATCTGATTGACGGTGTGACGTTCGTCGCCGGTGGTGTCTTTGACCGGACCGGGCGTCTGGTTGGTGCCATCGGTATCGCCTGTGCTGCCGGTCCTGCCGCCACTGCGGCACACGTACCGCTTGTACGACGCGCCTCGGCGGAGCTGTCGAGGAGGCTCGGCTTCCTGCGCACGAGCGAGTTGACGGACGACAGCCGGCTCGAACCTTCTCAGAAAATCGCCTAG
- a CDS encoding phosphatase PAP2 family protein, whose translation MSQGLDLAIEPGAERSSEGLRSYLTGASAWTWRCLALVGVYVAVGYAAALFLGLPLHWPIAHLVAQIQLVAVVAYGSLALAYALDRSIGPRVRLGDLAARLLSPRIFFEFVAAMVAVHVTLVVFVNLKQYVPALNPTLYDSPLWRLDAWLHFGVEPAVWATEFAAEYGLLPFLDHAYLVFFPVQLLVPLLFLFSTRLRPVRGTFFFAYCLLWMFGSLIYIVWPALGPIYYWPSRFVWLDLAPYAQHLQWTLIQDYAQFRSGPEYYAVKLYYGVAALPSLHVGMFTLFALATWRWRGMSAVLWVLTAITFAGSLALGWHYAVDGYAGAFMAWGAWRIGRLMAPQTES comes from the coding sequence ATGAGCCAAGGGTTGGATCTGGCGATCGAACCGGGCGCCGAGCGGTCCAGTGAGGGACTCCGGTCGTACCTGACCGGTGCTTCGGCCTGGACCTGGCGTTGCCTTGCACTGGTGGGCGTCTACGTGGCGGTCGGCTACGCCGCGGCGCTCTTCCTGGGGCTGCCGCTGCACTGGCCGATCGCGCACCTCGTTGCGCAGATTCAGCTCGTTGCGGTGGTGGCGTACGGCTCGCTCGCTCTCGCATACGCACTCGATCGCTCCATCGGTCCGCGTGTGCGGTTGGGGGATCTCGCCGCGCGATTGCTGTCACCGCGAATCTTCTTCGAGTTCGTCGCCGCGATGGTCGCGGTGCACGTGACCCTGGTCGTCTTCGTCAACTTGAAGCAGTACGTGCCCGCGCTGAATCCGACGCTGTACGACTCGCCGTTGTGGCGCCTCGACGCCTGGCTGCACTTCGGTGTCGAACCCGCTGTGTGGGCGACTGAGTTCGCGGCCGAGTACGGATTACTACCGTTCCTCGATCATGCGTACCTCGTGTTCTTCCCGGTGCAGCTTCTGGTGCCGCTTCTCTTCCTCTTTTCGACCCGGCTGCGGCCGGTTCGCGGGACGTTCTTCTTCGCGTACTGCCTGCTGTGGATGTTCGGTAGTCTCATCTACATCGTTTGGCCCGCGCTCGGCCCCATCTATTACTGGCCCTCGCGATTCGTGTGGCTGGATCTCGCCCCGTACGCGCAACACCTGCAGTGGACACTCATCCAGGATTACGCGCAGTTCCGCTCCGGCCCCGAGTACTACGCCGTGAAGCTCTACTACGGGGTCGCGGCCCTCCCGAGCTTGCACGTCGGCATGTTCACGCTCTTTGCTCTCGCGACCTGGAGATGGCGTGGGATGTCGGCCGTCTTGTGGGTCCTCACAGCGATCACGTTCGCCGGCTCGCTCGCGCTGGGATGGCACTACGCGGTGGACGGGTACGCGGGGGCGTTCATGGCGTGGGGCGCATGGCGGATTGGTCGGCTCATGGCGCCGCAGACAGAATCCTGA
- a CDS encoding prepilin-type N-terminal cleavage/methylation domain-containing protein yields the protein MTTSGERERRRRRRRAGFTLLEVLAALGLVGAVGVVASGSGHALARFGWAARGEAAGLFAAERKLEELLSLRADDRTGGTDRTESSGIAVRRVWRIVPDTPAPGLTRVEVSASWEAPDLTILTLVGVAL from the coding sequence ATGACCACGTCCGGTGAGCGGGAGAGGCGTCGCCGTAGGCGTCGGGCCGGGTTTACCTTGCTGGAAGTTCTAGCAGCGCTCGGGCTCGTGGGTGCGGTCGGCGTCGTTGCGAGTGGCTCGGGGCACGCGCTCGCGAGGTTCGGATGGGCTGCACGCGGGGAGGCCGCCGGGCTGTTCGCCGCCGAGCGGAAGCTCGAGGAGTTGTTGTCGCTGCGGGCAGACGACCGGACGGGTGGTACCGATCGCACGGAGTCTTCGGGGATCGCGGTTCGCCGCGTCTGGCGCATCGTGCCGGACACGCCGGCGCCGGGGCTCACGCGGGTCGAGGTGTCCGCGAGCTGGGAAGCCCCGGATCTCACGATTCTCACCTTGGTTGGAGTGGCGTTGTGA
- a CDS encoding dodecin family protein: protein MVEKIVELAGQSTSSIEDAVEIAISRASVTIAGIREATVIQTTAQVENGKICGWRVTVKVRFAIQDQVHE, encoded by the coding sequence ATGGTCGAGAAGATCGTCGAACTGGCGGGACAGTCTACGAGTTCAATCGAAGATGCGGTCGAAATCGCCATCTCACGCGCCTCGGTCACGATCGCGGGGATTCGCGAAGCGACCGTGATCCAAACCACCGCGCAGGTCGAGAACGGAAAGATCTGCGGATGGAGGGTCACCGTGAAGGTGCGGTTCGCGATTCAAGACCAGGTTCACGAGTGA
- a CDS encoding MBL fold metallo-hydrolase codes for MSDAVSPEGAKVRSVAPGVLEVFLPLPSKPSIINVFLIECGSGEWALVDTGVALEDSRVAFAGALASQGIEPEAVTTLLGTHHHPDHFGASAAFRSDGGKTVYLHPLEVERMEYALNAPMQDMLVHGRRHGMPIPADVKGAPKPAEVWAGTFQPTQTVDHLLEDGDVLEIGRRRLQVVWTPGHTPGHCCFLDLDDRTLFVGDHLLPKITPHVGVFATGPRNPLGDFLASQEKVAALDAALVCPAHGPAYSTHRHRAQQIIAHHEHRLREMVDVIRAKPSTAFETASQVFAWVFKDPDARMQKGAAFIETLAHLELLHVRGDASREEREGVVYFHADP; via the coding sequence GTGAGCGACGCAGTCTCCCCCGAAGGCGCGAAGGTTCGCAGCGTCGCGCCCGGGGTTCTCGAGGTCTTCCTGCCGCTGCCGTCGAAGCCCTCCATCATCAACGTCTTCCTCATCGAGTGTGGCTCGGGCGAATGGGCGCTTGTCGACACGGGGGTCGCCCTGGAAGACAGTCGCGTCGCCTTCGCGGGCGCACTCGCAAGCCAGGGGATCGAGCCCGAAGCGGTCACCACGCTGCTCGGCACACACCACCACCCCGATCATTTCGGCGCGTCGGCCGCCTTCCGATCGGACGGCGGGAAGACCGTTTACCTCCACCCCCTCGAGGTCGAGCGGATGGAGTACGCGCTGAACGCTCCCATGCAGGACATGCTGGTCCACGGCCGGCGGCACGGCATGCCGATCCCCGCGGACGTCAAAGGCGCCCCAAAGCCAGCCGAGGTGTGGGCCGGCACGTTCCAGCCCACCCAGACCGTCGATCATCTCCTGGAGGACGGGGACGTCCTCGAAATCGGTCGACGGCGGCTCCAGGTGGTCTGGACGCCCGGGCACACCCCCGGACATTGTTGTTTTCTGGACCTCGACGATCGCACCCTCTTCGTCGGGGATCACCTGCTTCCGAAGATCACGCCCCACGTGGGTGTTTTCGCGACCGGCCCCCGCAACCCGCTGGGGGATTTCCTGGCCTCCCAGGAAAAAGTCGCAGCCCTCGATGCCGCCCTCGTCTGCCCCGCCCATGGTCCCGCCTACTCCACCCACCGCCACCGCGCGCAGCAGATCATCGCCCACCACGAACACCGCCTGCGCGAGATGGTCGACGTCATCCGCGCGAAGCCCAGTACCGCCTTCGAAACCGCCTCCCAGGTCTTCGCCTGGGTCTTCAAGGACCCCGACGCCCGCATGCAAAAGGGCGCCGCGTTCATCGAGACTCTGGCCCACCTGGAACTTCTGCACGTCCGTGGAGACGCCTCGCGCGAGGAGCGCGAAGGAGTCGTCTACTTCCACGCCGACCCCTGA
- a CDS encoding prepilin peptidase, with the protein MLYLGAAVGSFLNVVIHRVPLGESVVSPRSRCPSCRSTIAWYDNIPVLSWVLLRGKCRGCGTGISARYPFIEFITALIAVVLFARHGPTPAFGVQFVFSCALLVIAYIDLDHQIIPDKISLPGIVLGLAAAIPAGMPAITDAVLGVLVGGGLLLTVAWTYERWTGREGMGGGDVKLLAMIGAFLGWQGVLLTLLLGSLLGSAIGIALMASRGADRKLAIPFGPFLSLGALVTLFWGHAIVRWYISYAGFSQI; encoded by the coding sequence GTGCTGTATCTGGGCGCGGCCGTCGGAAGCTTCCTGAACGTGGTGATCCACCGCGTTCCGCTCGGTGAATCCGTCGTGAGCCCGCGGTCTCGATGCCCGTCGTGTCGCAGCACGATCGCCTGGTACGACAACATCCCGGTGTTGAGCTGGGTACTGCTGCGAGGGAAGTGTCGAGGGTGCGGCACGGGTATTTCCGCTCGCTATCCGTTCATCGAGTTCATCACGGCGTTGATCGCGGTGGTTCTGTTCGCCCGACATGGACCGACACCCGCCTTCGGGGTTCAGTTCGTTTTCTCGTGCGCGCTGCTTGTCATCGCGTACATCGACCTCGATCATCAGATCATTCCGGACAAGATCTCCTTGCCCGGGATCGTGCTGGGACTCGCCGCGGCGATTCCCGCCGGGATGCCGGCCATCACCGATGCGGTTCTCGGCGTCCTCGTCGGCGGCGGCTTGTTGCTCACTGTCGCGTGGACCTACGAACGTTGGACCGGGCGGGAGGGCATGGGGGGCGGGGATGTTAAGCTCCTTGCGATGATCGGCGCGTTCCTCGGCTGGCAGGGTGTGCTGCTCACTTTGTTGCTTGGTTCGCTTCTAGGGTCGGCCATCGGGATCGCCCTCATGGCTTCGCGCGGAGCGGATCGGAAGCTCGCGATCCCGTTTGGACCGTTTCTTTCGCTGGGAGCCCTCGTGACGCTCTTCTGGGGCCACGCGATTGTGCGCTGGTACATTTCCTACGCCGGGTTCTCGCAGATCTGA